The genomic region GACCGAATGGGGCATAGTTATTAACGGCATAAAGCAATCGAAATCCACTCGTTCGAAAATCATTTTTAAGCAAAAAAACCGGCCAAGATAATTGACGCGAACCGGACAAAGTAATTGACACCTGATAAAACTACGATATACTGCTATTGGATGAGCCAGAGTCATCTTTTGACAATAAATTTCTCAATAGTGATGTCAATACAATAATTAAAAGTATTTCTAATCAAATGCCTGTAGTTGTAGTTACGCATAACAATAGCGTTGGAGCTTCAATCAACCCTGACTACATTCTGTATGCACAGAAATCAACCGAAAATGGAGAAAACGTTTATCGGTTATATTCTGGATATCCAACTGACAAGTATCTGAAATGCGTTGACGGAACAACTATGAGTAACCATGACATATTGTTGAATTCACTTGAAGCTGGAATTAATGCATACAATATCAGGAGAGGGGTATATGAAGCTGTTAAAAATTAAAGAGCCTATTGGGCAGTTTTTAACCAAAGACGGGACCTATGATGCAATTGATAAAATTACAAAAGAAGACCTTCTCAGAATCACAGAACGTGTTTTGGAAAACTCTGGGGATTTAGAGACATATGATGAAGAAAAAATAAGAAATCAGGCCCATCAAGTTGTTTACAAAAGTATATATAGCAACTTAAAAGCCTTAGAAAAACGAAGGCAGGAATTCATTGATGAATCAGAAAGGCTGTATATTGATGATTACAAGAAGTATGTCGAAGAAATATCACAACAACCGGTTGCAGGCGACGGCTAAACGCCGCGCCTGAACCGTGCGTTCAGGATAAAACATATTTAAGGAAAAACAACACAATATTAATAACGAAGATAAAGTCTCTGATAATTGTACTATAACTCATAGCTAATATTTTAATGGGGTATTCTTTATGTTAAAAAAACAGAATTCTTTGCGAATCCTCTTTGCTGAAGATCATCCTGCTATTCAAGGCTTAATTGGATCACTAATCAAAGGATGGGGTTTTCATACTGATATTGCATCCAATGGTCTTGAAGCAGTCCGCTATGCAGAAAAAACCGCTATGATTTGTGCCTAATGGATCGGAGTATGCCAGTGTTAAATGGCATAAAGGCTGCCAGTAAAATTCGGTGGTTGACTGATTATTTTCCCATTCTCATTTTTAGTGCGGATGTGCCAGTAGGTAAAGAATATTTACAAGATAAGGGAATCGATGATTGGATAGAAAAATCTTGTGGCCCCAATTATCTTTATGAGAAGATAAACGAATGGTGCAGCCTGAGAGCAATCCGCATTAACAAAGGTGACAAATTTTTTAAAATAGAAAAGGAAATACCTATGAATTCACAACACGCACAGCAAATTAAAAAGCTCAAAGAACAAGGCTTGTCTTTGATGAGTATATTCGGAACATCAACAGAGGCCACTTTTGTTGTAAATGAACTTGTACCAGAGTATATTGAGCATGAATTTACAGAGAACCAGAATCAGTCAGTTAAATTCCTTGATCATAATCCAGAAGCAAAAGGTGGATGCTGCCTTTTTGCTAAAACTTCGATGGTTGTTAAAACTTTCATGGTTGACGAAGATTTTGAAGAAGAAAACGAGAATGAAAGAAAAAAACTCAAGAAAGTCATGGTTTCATCGAAAAAATAACCTTATTTTCATATTTTTAATTTTTGCCAATCTTCATATGGGTGAAAAGGCGAAAAAAATCAAATTTACACTATAACATATCAGGACTAAGCATTAACAAAGCAACTTCATAATCAGGGAATGCCGAACCATTGCGTGGACGTTAACCGGGAAACCACGCACTTCTTTATTTTTAGCATATTCATCATTAAACGCTGTTCATGTGCAGTTTTAGTTGTTCTCCCGGCAAGTCACGCACAGCGTTATGTCACTGATGGAGGGAACCATGTGGTTTGAAACGCTGACCGGCTTTGCTGAGCAATCACCCGAACAGGTTCGCGCCAACATCACCGTTGACGGTTTTGAACTGACCTCGCAGGTAAATGGTAGGCGAATGATCTGCGGAGATCTGGAAACACCGTCTTTGGCTGAATTGCGCGGACGCGTCCGATCGGAGACATACAGTGCTGGCAATACGACAATCCGAGAAGTCGTTGCCAACGTCCAGCATTTACATTCAGACAAAGAAAATTCCGGTTCACTGTTTCAGGTGGCTTCCCAATTCAACCTGCTTGAAATGGTCTCCCCTGACGTAACGCCGGAACGTGGCGTCGGGATTTATGAGCAGGATCGTACGCAAGGTCCAGCTTGCGCAATCGCCGCTGGTGCCGGAACGATCTATCGCAACTACTTCGCAACTGTAAACGGCCAGACCGGGCAATCCGTAAACAATCAAATCGATTGTCTGGCCGATATCGGAACTGCGATGGGAAACTCCGATAGTCACCTCTGGGAAATGAGAAACGGTTACGCTCTGGCAACGGAAAGCGGCTTGGTTGAGATATCACATCGCCTACGAGCTTCAAGTGACTCTGAACGAGACGAATTGCGAAAACTGCTACGCATCGGCATTCAATGGGACACCCAAGTGACCCTCAACGATTCGCTGCATAAAGTCTCGCAAGCATATTGTTCAACGCTACCGGTTGCCTACTCCGCGCATTCCTCACCACTTTGGGCAGACTTTGCCAAACTCGTTCTGGAAGCGGCCTATGAGGCAACATTGTGTGCCGCGATCTTGAACTCCAGAAGAACAGGAAACAACACCGTTTTTCTTACACTCCTTGGCGGCGGAGCGTTTGGGAATGACACGGATTGGATAATTCACGCAATAAAACGTGCTGTCGAACTGTACAATGACAAAGCTCTGGATGTGGCGATCGTAAGTTATGGATCGTCGAAGCCAAGTGTGCAAAAACTTATTCACGAGTTAGAAAACACGAAGTGCGCCATAACACGCGGATGAACCGGATTCGGAAATGCGGGACCGAATCGCTTCGCTCGTTCACGGCAACTCCCGGCCCGGTTATCCTGAACGTTGGGCAGCTCAATACAACTATCAGCCATATGAGAACTGACTCATGATCGAAATTTCTGAATTTACCGATTTATACCAGAGGATATTTTTTTGTAGACAATGCGAAGATGTGGTCGAAAGCCTGCTTCCTTGAAAATCGATACCCCAAACCTGTAATGCAAATATTGCCCTGATGGCCCAAGCCCCATCAGAGCACGGTGTCCGAATGTCTGGAATTCACTGGGTAGGTACAGATGGAAAACTTCGTAGACCGGGCGGTACCTTTCTTGATAAATATCTACAATCAGTCGGCTATTCAGTGTATCCAATGAAAAAAGGCCTTCTGAGACCATACACCACGAATGTACTTCACTACCAATCAGTGGAGCACACGGCGTGTAGATAGCGGTTTTACGTAACGTCCCTACAGGTTTGGAATTTATTTAGGCCACTGCTCACCTCAACCGTTAGCTTCAGAAAAGGAACTGATAGATTTATGAGCGAAAATAAACAATATTTTTCGCTTACAGAAAAAGATATAGAGCAAGGAATCAATGAAGGTGTCTTTACAAAAGATAGTATAGAGCTTGTCAGGGATAGTGTGGGTAGGTAGGAGTAGCAAAAATAGGGACAGGCTCTTCTCCCAAGACTTAGCGTTCAACATCCCAATCCTTTAACGTAGGAAACCATGATGAATATTAATAAGCAACTGATAGAGATTGCATCTTGGCGTATGGTCAGTGAGATATTCCGCTGTTATCCCAACATGTTTGATCTTGTAGAAACACACCCT from Desulfobacterales bacterium harbors:
- a CDS encoding response regulator, giving the protein MLKKQNSLRILFAEDHPAIQGLIGSLIKGWGFHTDIASNGLEAVRYAEKTAMICA